Proteins encoded in a region of the Salvelinus namaycush isolate Seneca unplaced genomic scaffold, SaNama_1.0 Scaffold1315, whole genome shotgun sequence genome:
- the LOC120036361 gene encoding uncharacterized protein LOC120036361, whose translation MTNQTLLNVEFDLENWPRTCCHFDVEIQPFFSRCNNDCVRRRKTFNICGTPPTVLPGDSASPKIYTAVAAVVLLLVAGLVCCLVYQLRRRRKKVPPGPYPPAVEPEAQTPHLPRVPPRVLVIYSQDHPLYRNIVLKLCAFLQAKCGTEVVLDLLDTAWLGTVGRLPWLEWQRQQINKSSDKILVLCSRGVQAKWRAMCGQSRVTLREDLRSPIDDMLTPALNLFLPDMQQAAALGKYMVAYFDDVGSERDVPSVFDIAVKYKLMKHFEELCFRILDQEKYAPGQVSHIEGIGVEEYFTCPSGMDLRDAIEAFQVFQLENPDWFEQECVDINAEEEVVAVTEYDALLEQPVAPVLEFVPEYRKGPPVLEFVPEYRMGPPVLEFVPEYRKGPPVLEFVPEYSKGPPVLQCVPEYSKGPPVLEFVPEYSKGPPVLEFVPEYRKGPPVLEFVPEYRKGPPVLQCVPEYSKGPPVLEFVPEYRKGPPVLEFVPEYSKGPPVLQCVPEYSKGPPVLEFVPEYRKGPPVLEFVPEYSKGPPVLQCVPEYRKGPPVLQCVPEYSKGPPVLQCVPEYRKGPPIPSYDVEINGNSQGVQVLTPEVKLEGNGTSVLDLLPWVSSDSHQVYPSYPVVEAPPGVLISDLHPHALESQPWGLSDLLLSEPPSARENCLHLQERWGTADRCPLENEEEEEAYSPSRQPSADTLEQLMSLQLSLCGLSAIPEITSVSTEHGYLSQQHGEMDLSLPVKMGQSQLSFSSIQVTPPVPMDSQIQYLPPLPEITHSQPVEMEEGGEVMNPAAQEKRPVSGSDLGYISRSSFQQDSSVHYPVGEASDNPLVALARLQQALYLNN comes from the exons ATG ACCAACCAAACGTTGCTGAATGTAGAGTTTGACCTGGAGAATTGGCCCCGGACCTGCTGCCATTTTGATGTGGAG ATCCAGCCGTTTTTTAGCCGTTGCAACAACGACTGTGTACGAAGAAGGAAAACGTTTAACATATGTG GGACCCCTCCAACTGTGTTACCTGGAGATTCTGCATCTCCTAAAATCTACACAGCCGTAGCTGCCGTGGTGTTGCTGCTGGTCGCTGGACTGGTCTGTTGTCTTGTCTATCAACTACGGAGACGGAGAAAGAAAG tCCCACCAGGCCCCTATCCCCCAGCTGTAGAGCCAGAGGCCCAGACTCCTCATCTCCCCAGGGTTCCTCCCAGGGTGTTGGTGATCTACTCTCAGGACCATCCTCTCTACAGGAATATAGTCCTGAAGCTCTGTGCCTTCCTCCAGGCCAAGTGTGGAACTGAGGTGGTGTTGGACCTTCTAGACACAGCCTGGCTGGGCACTGTGGGGAGACTACCCTGGCTGGAGTGGCAGAGACAACAG aTCAACAAATCATCAGACAAGATCCTGGTCCTCTGTTCTCGTGGCGTCCAGGCCAAGTGGAGGGCGATGTGTGGCCAGAGTCGTGTGACGTTAAGAGAGGACCTCCGGTCGCCCATCGACGACATGCTGACCCCGGCCCTCAACCTCTTCCTGCCCGACATGCAGCAGGCCGCCGCGCTGGGGAAATACATGGTGGCCTACTTTGACGATGTCGGCAGCGAGCGTGACGTGCCGTCTGTCTTCGACATCGCTGTGAAGTACAAGCTGATGAAACACTTTGAGGAGCTCTGCTTTAGGATCCTGGACCAGGAGAAGTACGCACCAGGACAG GTCAGCCACATCGAGGGGATCGGAGTGGAAGAGTACTTCACATGTCCATCGGGGATGGATCTGCGTGACGCCATCGAAGCCTTCCAGGTGTTCCAGCTAGAAAACCCAGACTGGTTTGAACAGGAGTGTGTTGACATCAACGCAGAGGAGGAAGTGGTCGCAGTAACAGAGTATGATGCTCTACTGGAACAGCCAGTCGCTCCTGTTCTAGAGTTTGTTCCAGAATACAGGAAGGGGCCTCCTGTTCTAGAGTTTGTTCCAGAATACAGGATGGGGCCTCCTGTTCTAGAGTTTGTTCCAGAATACAGGAAGGGGCCTCCTGTTCTAGAGTTTGTTCCAGAATACAGCAAGGGACCTCCTGTTCTACAGTGTGTTCCAGAATACAGCAAGGGGCCTCCTGTTCTAGAGTTTGTTCCAGAATACAGCAAGGGGCCTCCTGTTCTAGAGTTTGTTCCAGAATACAGGAAGGGGCCTCCTGTTCTAGAGTTTGTTCCAGAATACAGGAAGGGACCTCCTGTTCTACAGTGTGTTCCAGAATACAGCAAGGGGCCTCCTGTTCTAGAGTTTGTTCCAGAATACAGGAAGGGGCCTCCTGTTCTAGAGTTTGTTCCAGAATACAGCAAGGGACCTCCTGTTCTACAGTGTGTTCCAGAATACAGCAAGGGGCCTCCTGTTCTAGAGTTTGTTCCAGAATACAGGAAGGGGCCTCCTGTTCTAGAGTTTGTTCCAGAATACAGCAAGGGACCTCCTGTTCTACAGTGTGTTCCAGAATACAGGAAGGGGCCTCCTGTTCTACAGTGTGTTCCAGAATACAGCAAGGGGCCTCCTGTTCTACAGTGTGTTCCAGAATACAGGAAGGGGCCTCCAATCCCCAGCTATGATGTagagatcaatggaaacagccaGGGAGTCCAGGTCTTGACTCCTGAAGTGAAACTGGAAG GTAATGGGACGTCTGTGCTGGATCTTCTTCCATGGGTCAGCTCTGACAGCCACCAGGTGTACCCGTCATACCCGGTCGTTGAGGCCCCACCTGGGGTACTTATCTCTGATCTGCACCCGCATGCCCTGGAGAGTCAACCCTGGGGGTTGTCAGATCTTCTCCTGAGTGAGCCACCCTCGGCCAGAGAGAACTGTCTCCACCTACAGGAGAGGTGGGGAACAGCAGACCGCTGCCCTCTAGAgaacgaggaagaggaggaggcatACAGTCCTTCTCGTCAACCCTCTGCTGACACCCTGGAACAACTCATGTCTCTCCAGCTGTCACTCTGTGGTCTCAGTGCTATCCCAGAAATCACCTCTGTGTCCACAGAGCACGGCTACCTATCACAACAGCATGGAGAGATGGACCTATCACTTCCTGTCAAGATGGGCCAATCACAACTGTCTTTCAGCTCCATCCAGGTTACCCCACCTGTACCGATGGACAGTCAGATTCAGTACCTCCCTCCCCTGCCAGAGATAACCCACTCCCAGCCggtagagatggaggagggtGGGGAGGTGATGAATCCTGCTGCCCAGGAGAAGAGACCCGTCAGTGGGTCAGACCTGGGCTATATCTCCAGGAGCTCCTTCCAGCAGGACTCTTCTGTACACTACCCTGTAGGAGAGGCCAGCGACAATCCACTGGTGGCACTGGCCAGGTTACAACAGGCTCTCTACCTAAACAATTAA